Proteins from one Elephas maximus indicus isolate mEleMax1 chromosome 12, mEleMax1 primary haplotype, whole genome shotgun sequence genomic window:
- the LOC126087228 gene encoding zinc finger protein 789-like isoform X1: MEAMLLTARWKELLSFEDVAMSFTREEWENLDSAQKYLYRDVMLENYRNLIFLGNDLGFKTKGIETELRDISLQLTNHHIPFTSPRVGFQFPKPEVISQLEDWEEPWTLDLLRAGNRKVSSSACPGSEARYKTKKLTSMQTVSEELVSDKVSVVQQEKAKKTSERLHKCDEFVDNFRLALPTCGDECEEGFLENLSFIEDQNARTKEQGRYEYGKPFNQRPLLFRHKQILTRPKHYECSECGVVIRHETDFVRHQRIHTSENPFECNICGQAFKQKSSLIVHKCHPPDKPYKCHDCGKFFRQVSYLVEHKRIHTKEKPYKCSECERTFSQNSTRIRHQLTHSGEKPHKCLECGKAFSRQSTLMSHQQIHTRENTHRCSECGQSFGRNVDLIQHQRTHTKEEFFQCTDCGKTFSFKSNLHRHKVIHTGERPYRCDKCGKSFNRRASLIKHQGTHRGQIST; this comes from the exons ATGGAAGCTATGCTCCTGACAGCCAGGTGGAAG GAGTTGCTGTCATTTGAGGACGTGGCTATGTCCTTCACCAGAGAGGAATGGGAAAACCTAGACTCAGCCCAGAAGTACCTCTACAGAGACGTTATGCTGGAGAATTACAGAAACCTGATCTTCTTGGGTAATGACTTGGGCTTTAAG ACCAAAGGGATTGAGACTGAGCTCCGGGACATCTCTCTACAGCTCACTAACCACCACATCCCATTTACTTCCCCACGAGTAGGATTTCAGTTCCCCAAACCTGAGGTGATCTCTCAGCTGGAGGACTGGGAAGAGCCATGGACCCTGGATCTACTGAGAGCTGGGAACAGGAAGGTTTCCAGTAGTGCCTGCCCAG GTTCTGAAGCCAGATACAAGACGAAAAAGCTAACTTCAATGCAGACAGTTTCTGAAGAATTAGTATCAGATAAGGTATCAGTAGTACAGCAAGAGAAGGCCAAGAAAACCTCTGAAAGATTACATAAATGTGATGAATTTGTGGACAATTTCAGACTTGCACTCCCTACTTGTGGTGACGAATGTGAGGAGGGCTTCCTTGAAAACCTTAGTTTTATTGAAGATCAGAATGCTCGAACAAAGGAGCAGGGCAGATACGAATATGGGAAACCCTTCAATCAGAGGCCATTGCTTTTTAGGCATAAGCAAATTCTTACAAGACCAAAACATTACGAATGCAGTGAATGTGGAGTGGTCATCAGGCATGAGACAGATTTTGTTCGACATCAAAGAATTCACACTTCAGAGAATCCTTTTGAGTGTAACATTTGTGGACAAGCCTTCAAACAGAAGTCATCTCTTATTGTCCATAAATGTCACCCACCAGATAAACCATACAAATGTCATGACTGTGGAAAGTTTTTCCGTCAGGTCTCATATCTTGTTGAACATAAGAGGATTCAtaccaaagaaaaaccctataaaTGTAGTGAATGTGAGAGAACATTTAGTCAGAATTCAACACGTATTAGACATCAGTTAACCCATAGTGGAGAAAAACCCCATAAGTGCcttgaatgtggaaaagccttcagtAGGCAGTCAACCCTTATGAGCCATCAACAAATTCATACTAGAGAGAACACGCATAGATGTAGTGAATGTGGGCAGTCCTTTGGTCGGAATGTAGATCTCATTCAGCATCAAAGAACCCACACCAAGGAGGAGTTTTTTCAATGTACAGATTGTGGGAAAACGTTTAGTTTCAAATCAAATCTTCATCGACATAAGGTCattcatactggagagagaccctataggtgtGACAAATGTGGAAAATCTTTCAATCGGCGCGCAAGCCTTATTAAGCATCAGGGTACTCACAGAGGACAGATATCTACATGA
- the LOC126087228 gene encoding zinc finger protein 789-like isoform X2, protein MEAMLLTARWKELLSFEDVAMSFTREEWENLDSAQKYLYRDVMLENYRNLIFLGFQFPKPEVISQLEDWEEPWTLDLLRAGNRKVSSSACPGSEARYKTKKLTSMQTVSEELVSDKVSVVQQEKAKKTSERLHKCDEFVDNFRLALPTCGDECEEGFLENLSFIEDQNARTKEQGRYEYGKPFNQRPLLFRHKQILTRPKHYECSECGVVIRHETDFVRHQRIHTSENPFECNICGQAFKQKSSLIVHKCHPPDKPYKCHDCGKFFRQVSYLVEHKRIHTKEKPYKCSECERTFSQNSTRIRHQLTHSGEKPHKCLECGKAFSRQSTLMSHQQIHTRENTHRCSECGQSFGRNVDLIQHQRTHTKEEFFQCTDCGKTFSFKSNLHRHKVIHTGERPYRCDKCGKSFNRRASLIKHQGTHRGQIST, encoded by the exons ATGGAAGCTATGCTCCTGACAGCCAGGTGGAAG GAGTTGCTGTCATTTGAGGACGTGGCTATGTCCTTCACCAGAGAGGAATGGGAAAACCTAGACTCAGCCCAGAAGTACCTCTACAGAGACGTTATGCTGGAGAATTACAGAAACCTGATCTTCTTGG GATTTCAGTTCCCCAAACCTGAGGTGATCTCTCAGCTGGAGGACTGGGAAGAGCCATGGACCCTGGATCTACTGAGAGCTGGGAACAGGAAGGTTTCCAGTAGTGCCTGCCCAG GTTCTGAAGCCAGATACAAGACGAAAAAGCTAACTTCAATGCAGACAGTTTCTGAAGAATTAGTATCAGATAAGGTATCAGTAGTACAGCAAGAGAAGGCCAAGAAAACCTCTGAAAGATTACATAAATGTGATGAATTTGTGGACAATTTCAGACTTGCACTCCCTACTTGTGGTGACGAATGTGAGGAGGGCTTCCTTGAAAACCTTAGTTTTATTGAAGATCAGAATGCTCGAACAAAGGAGCAGGGCAGATACGAATATGGGAAACCCTTCAATCAGAGGCCATTGCTTTTTAGGCATAAGCAAATTCTTACAAGACCAAAACATTACGAATGCAGTGAATGTGGAGTGGTCATCAGGCATGAGACAGATTTTGTTCGACATCAAAGAATTCACACTTCAGAGAATCCTTTTGAGTGTAACATTTGTGGACAAGCCTTCAAACAGAAGTCATCTCTTATTGTCCATAAATGTCACCCACCAGATAAACCATACAAATGTCATGACTGTGGAAAGTTTTTCCGTCAGGTCTCATATCTTGTTGAACATAAGAGGATTCAtaccaaagaaaaaccctataaaTGTAGTGAATGTGAGAGAACATTTAGTCAGAATTCAACACGTATTAGACATCAGTTAACCCATAGTGGAGAAAAACCCCATAAGTGCcttgaatgtggaaaagccttcagtAGGCAGTCAACCCTTATGAGCCATCAACAAATTCATACTAGAGAGAACACGCATAGATGTAGTGAATGTGGGCAGTCCTTTGGTCGGAATGTAGATCTCATTCAGCATCAAAGAACCCACACCAAGGAGGAGTTTTTTCAATGTACAGATTGTGGGAAAACGTTTAGTTTCAAATCAAATCTTCATCGACATAAGGTCattcatactggagagagaccctataggtgtGACAAATGTGGAAAATCTTTCAATCGGCGCGCAAGCCTTATTAAGCATCAGGGTACTCACAGAGGACAGATATCTACATGA
- the LOC126087228 gene encoding zinc finger protein 789-like isoform X3: MWKVQKSIKGREKCSGVALLMFWNVPFQSFFLCFKKGFQFPKPEVISQLEDWEEPWTLDLLRAGNRKVSSSACPGSEARYKTKKLTSMQTVSEELVSDKVSVVQQEKAKKTSERLHKCDEFVDNFRLALPTCGDECEEGFLENLSFIEDQNARTKEQGRYEYGKPFNQRPLLFRHKQILTRPKHYECSECGVVIRHETDFVRHQRIHTSENPFECNICGQAFKQKSSLIVHKCHPPDKPYKCHDCGKFFRQVSYLVEHKRIHTKEKPYKCSECERTFSQNSTRIRHQLTHSGEKPHKCLECGKAFSRQSTLMSHQQIHTRENTHRCSECGQSFGRNVDLIQHQRTHTKEEFFQCTDCGKTFSFKSNLHRHKVIHTGERPYRCDKCGKSFNRRASLIKHQGTHRGQIST; the protein is encoded by the exons ATGTGGAAGGTACAGAAGAGTATCAAGGGAAGGGAAAAATGTTCAGGGGTAGCACTATTAATGTTTTGGaatgttcctttccagtcttttttcctATGCTTTAAAAAAG GATTTCAGTTCCCCAAACCTGAGGTGATCTCTCAGCTGGAGGACTGGGAAGAGCCATGGACCCTGGATCTACTGAGAGCTGGGAACAGGAAGGTTTCCAGTAGTGCCTGCCCAG GTTCTGAAGCCAGATACAAGACGAAAAAGCTAACTTCAATGCAGACAGTTTCTGAAGAATTAGTATCAGATAAGGTATCAGTAGTACAGCAAGAGAAGGCCAAGAAAACCTCTGAAAGATTACATAAATGTGATGAATTTGTGGACAATTTCAGACTTGCACTCCCTACTTGTGGTGACGAATGTGAGGAGGGCTTCCTTGAAAACCTTAGTTTTATTGAAGATCAGAATGCTCGAACAAAGGAGCAGGGCAGATACGAATATGGGAAACCCTTCAATCAGAGGCCATTGCTTTTTAGGCATAAGCAAATTCTTACAAGACCAAAACATTACGAATGCAGTGAATGTGGAGTGGTCATCAGGCATGAGACAGATTTTGTTCGACATCAAAGAATTCACACTTCAGAGAATCCTTTTGAGTGTAACATTTGTGGACAAGCCTTCAAACAGAAGTCATCTCTTATTGTCCATAAATGTCACCCACCAGATAAACCATACAAATGTCATGACTGTGGAAAGTTTTTCCGTCAGGTCTCATATCTTGTTGAACATAAGAGGATTCAtaccaaagaaaaaccctataaaTGTAGTGAATGTGAGAGAACATTTAGTCAGAATTCAACACGTATTAGACATCAGTTAACCCATAGTGGAGAAAAACCCCATAAGTGCcttgaatgtggaaaagccttcagtAGGCAGTCAACCCTTATGAGCCATCAACAAATTCATACTAGAGAGAACACGCATAGATGTAGTGAATGTGGGCAGTCCTTTGGTCGGAATGTAGATCTCATTCAGCATCAAAGAACCCACACCAAGGAGGAGTTTTTTCAATGTACAGATTGTGGGAAAACGTTTAGTTTCAAATCAAATCTTCATCGACATAAGGTCattcatactggagagagaccctataggtgtGACAAATGTGGAAAATCTTTCAATCGGCGCGCAAGCCTTATTAAGCATCAGGGTACTCACAGAGGACAGATATCTACATGA